One Thunnus thynnus chromosome 18, fThuThy2.1, whole genome shotgun sequence genomic region harbors:
- the col10a1b gene encoding collagen alpha-1(X) chain, whose product MDLRVTSVLLVLLALAEATPDRYYHVPKVSKSAYPVKSHAVAGPPGPPGPPGEPGPMGQVGPPGKSGVGHTGPQGPSGPPGPPGYSQAGKPGIPGGPGKPGGPGMPGDRGAPGATGAMGPRGAPGSPGTPGPAGFSAAGKPGPAGLPGGMGPRGEPGLKGHPGIPGLPGPKGERGIGVPGVQGPPGAVGPSGPSGMPGKPGVGQTGATGYPGEPGKSGMPGRDGAPGPMGMTGPKGHTGAPGIGASGKPGQNGSPGVPGPMGLKGPQGPAGQPGTPGMPGVGKPGEPGSPGGRGAPGTPGTTGQKGEPGPTGFTGQPGATGPIGPAGPQGSRGFQGEQGPHGPKGDTGMVGAPGPRGTKGDQGAQGFTGKPGIPGAVGPAGMPGHTGPQGQKGSQGPVGAPGIPGSNGAPGHKGHTGSPGAPGKSGENGRPGPMGPVGPPGHSGPSGAKGHPGLPGPPGPAGLTAKGISGPHGPPGIPGARGQDGIPGPAGPPGPPGPPGEVVYAKSMPIKSHEVVMSHEMMKAPMSAFSAVLTRAYPSAAAPIQFDQILYNGEHHYDSHSGVFTCQVPGLYYFSYHVHVNGANALVALYKNEEPVVFTYDEYNKGFLDQMSGSAVLMLYAGDRVYVQVPDEESNGIFAADNVHCSFSGFLIAST is encoded by the exons ATGGACCTGAGGGTAACAAGCGTTCTCCTCGTCCTCCTAGCTTTGGCTGAGGCAACCCCTGACAGATACTACCATGTGCCAAAAGTGAGCAAGAGTGCCTACCCTGTCAAGAGTCATG CTGTTGCAGGTCCTCCTGGTCCTCCTGGTCCTCCAGGTGAGCCAGGACCAATGGGCCAAGTTGGACCTCCTGGAAAGAGTGGTGTGGGACATACTGGACCACAAGGCCCATCCGGACCTCCTGGACCCCCTGGCTACTCTCAAGCAGGTAAACCTGGTATCCCAGGTGGCCCTGGAAAACCAGGTGGCCCTGGCATGCCTGGTGACAGAGGCGCACCTGGTGCAACTGGAGCAATGGGTCCCAGAGGTGCACCTGGTTCACCTGGAACTCCCGGACCTGCTGGATTTTCTGCTGCTGGTAAACCCGGACCAGCTGGCCTCCCTGGAGGAATGGGACCAAGAGGAGAGCCTGGTTTGAAGGGACATCCTGGTATTCCTGGTCTTCCTGGCcccaagggagagagaggcattGGAGTTCCTGGTGTTCAAGGACCACCAGGCGCAGTTGGACCATCTGGCCCATCTGGTATGCCTGGCAAACCTGGAGTTGGTCAAACTGGTGCTACTGGCTATCCTGGAGAGCCTGGCAAGTCTGGAATGCCAGGAAGAGATGGTGCTCCTGGGCCAATGGGTATGACAGGGCCAAAGGGTCACACTGGAGCTCCAGGCATAGGAGCATCAGGGAAACCAGGTCAAAATGGTAGCCCAGGTGTGCCTGGACCTATGGGACTTAAAGGTCCACAGGGTCCAGCTGGTCAGCCAGGTACCCCTGGCATGCCAGGTGTTGGTAAACCAGGAGAACCTGGATCACCAGGTGGCAGAGGAGCCCCCGGTACTCCTGGAACCACTGGTCAGAAAGGTGAGCCAGGCCCCACTGGTTTTACTGGTCAGCCAGGTGCAACTGGTCCTATTGGCCCAGCTGGTCCACAAGGTTCAAGAGGATTCCAGGGTGAGCAAGGCCCACATGGACCCAAAGGCGACACTGGTATGGTTGGTGCACCGGGGCCTAGGGGAACCAAAGGTGACCAGGGAGCTCAGGGTTTCACTGGGAAACCCGGTATCCCTGGGGCAGTAGGTCCTGCAGGTATGCCAGGTCATACTGGTCCCCAGGGTCAAAAGGGTTCACAAGGCCCTGTTGGTGCCCCAGGAATTCCAGGTTCAAATGGCGCTCCAGGACATAAAGGACACACAGGctccccaggagcaccaggAAAAAGTGGTGAGAACGGAAGGCCAGGTCCCATGGGACCAGTTGGGCCCCCTGGTCATTCAGGTCCCTCTGGAGCCAAGGGCCATCCAGGTCTTCCAGGCCCACCTGGCCCAGCTGGCCTAACAGCTAAGGGAATTTCTGGTCCTCACGGTCCACCTGGAATCCCAGGAGCCAGAGGTCAAGATGGTATCCCAGGCCCTGCTGGTCCTCCTGGTCCTCCCGGCCCACCAGGGGAGGTGGTCTATGCCAAGAGCATGCCAATCAAGTCCCACGAGGTTGTGATGTCTCATGAAATGATGAAGGCCCCTATGTCTGCCTTCAGTGCTGTGCTGACCAGGGCCTACCCTTCAGCTGCTGCCCCTATTCAGTTTGATCAGATTCTGTACAATGGGGAGCACCATTATGATTCCCATAGTGGTGTGTTTACCTGCCAGGTCCCAGGCCTCTACTATTTCAGCTATCATGTGCATGTCAATGGTGCCAATGCATTGGTTGCCCTCTACAAAAATGAGGAGCCAGTTGTTTTCACCTATGATGAGTATAACAAGGGCTTCCTGGATCAGATGTCAGGCAGTGCTGTTCTTATGCTGTATGCCGGTGACAGAGTCTATGTCCAGGTACCTGATGAGGAGAGTAATGGTATATTTGCAGCAGACAACGTTCATTGCTCTTTCTCTGGGTTCTTGATTGCCTCCACGTGA